The Primulina eburnea isolate SZY01 chromosome 13, ASM2296580v1, whole genome shotgun sequence genome includes a region encoding these proteins:
- the LOC140809651 gene encoding uncharacterized protein isoform X3, protein MAEEELVTSSVPSPTLTDHHKRKLEDLEAPAPESTAQSPSKAVSDSDSSKNDAEEEENGGADELEPKRPRLEVSQNGHQEEKGGELKDDEIEQSETAIGNGESVLNTHEPVEESLEIVEESLEIVEESSEIVEESSEIVTVNAHEPIEESLEIVTVNTHEPVEESLEIVEESLEIVTDERVINEDAETENAEEPEQSKADVEESSKEVPEENDVPSDELQLVSGTQIISRQMEVPNDKVGVLIGKAGDTIRSLQDNSGAKIQIMKDAEADPQSTTRPLELIGTLENITRAEKLIKAVIAEADAGGSPSLVARGFNTVQAAGGGEQLEIQVPIEKVGIIIGKGGETIRNLQTRSGARIQLIQQNLSEGNQTTERTVRVSGNKKQIETATDMIKDVMNQASRPSPHSSGYGQQSSRPRGPAASQWGSRGPQHGPFSGYEYPQRGQYPSQSSQYPPQAYGNYPPQQDPRNNFGSSWEQRPQASIRGPSPQGNYNYGQGPDYGHPPSYSQTPAQPYGHGYNEVKYDHHSASQHFGHMGPQQTPYAQGGAQSGYGPQDQYGKPSIYGMPPQGTLPQYGQPRPSQPGAIPHQGAQSYGQNVPTQQSYQYPSSGQMQQNYPSYGSTVSSDGYSHAPPAMAPASGYPAQGGQPVAGYGQQPPAYPQTGPTGGYGSYPVAQTGYAEQPAVSNTGYGYQGQADAAYGGQVGAYAQPSQTQPTYDQSGGYGTAPVAAAYAKNTSPQAAAAYPQQYDSSQPYVAQHR, encoded by the exons TTTCACAGAATGGACACCAAGAGGAGAAGGGTGGTGAACTGAAAGATGACGAAATTGAGCAATCGGAGACTGCAATTGGCAATGGTGAGTCGGTGTTGAATACCCACGAACCTGTCGAAGAATCCTTGGAGATTGTCGAAGAATCCTTGGAGATTGTCGAAGAATCCTCAGAGATTGTCGAAGAATCCTCAGAGATTGTAACTGTGAATGCCCACGAACCTATCGAAGAATCCTTGGAGATTGTAACTGTGAATACCCACGAACCTGTCGAAGAATCCTTGGAGATTGTCGAAGAATCCTTGGAGATTGTAACTGATGAACGGGTCATCAATGAGGATGCTGAGACTGAAAATGCAGAGGAACCTGAGCAATCAAAGGCTGATGTCGAAGAATCTTCCAAGGAAGTTCCTGAAGAGAACGATGTTCCTTCTGATGAGCTGCAGTTAGTCTCTGGGACACAAATTATTTCACGCCAAATGGAGGTTCCGAATGACAAG GTCGGTGTTCTGATTGGCAAGGCAGGAGATACCATTCGCTCCCTCCAAGATAATTCTGGCGCCAAAATTCAGATCATGAAGGATGCTGAAGCGGACCCACAGTCCACCACACGGCCTTTGGAGCTGATTGGAACCCTGGAAAACATTACCAGGGCTGAGAAGTTGATAAAGGCCGTAATTGCTGAA GCTGATGCTGGAGGTTCTCCATCCCTTGTTGCGCGGGGATTTAACACTGTGCAGGCTGCTGGAGGTGGAGAACAACTCGAAATACAAGTCCCAATTGAGAag GTTGGTATAATAATTGGAAAGGGTGGGGAAACAATTAGGAACCTGCAGACAAGATCTGGTGCTCGCATTCAG CTGATACAGCAAAATCTTTCTGAAGGAAACCAAACTACGGAGAGAACTGTCCGTGTTTCTGGCAATAAAAAGCAGATTGAGACTGCAACGGATATGATAAAAGACGTAATGAATCAG GCTTCAAGGCCCTCGCCTCACTCTAGTGGGTACGGTCAGCAAAGTTCTCGTCCACGTGGACCTGCTGCTTCACAATGGGGATCTCGTGGTCCTCAGCATGGACCATTCTCGGGTTATGAATATCCACAACGAGGACAATATCCATCTCAGAGTTCACAATATCCCCCTCAGGCATATGGTAATTATCCACCCCAACAGGATCCTCGAAACAACTTTGGTTCAAGTTGGGAACAAAGGCCCCAAGCATCAATACGAGGGCCGTCGCCCCAG GGCAATTACAACTATGGACAAGGTCCTGACTACGGTCATCCACCATCTTATTCTCAAACACCTGCCCAACCCTATGGTCATGGGTACAATGAAGTTAAATACGATCATCATTCTGCTTCACAGCATTTTGGGCACATGGGTCCACAGCAAACACCATATGCTCAAGGTGGCGCACAATCGGGGTATGGTCCACAAGACCAATACGGCAAGCCATCAATTTATGGCATGCCACCCCAAGGAACCCTTCCACAATATGGTCAACCCAGGCCTAGTCAACCTGGAGCCATACCTCATCAAGGTGCCCAATCATATGGTCAAAATGTGCCAACTCAACAGTCATACCAGTATCCGTCAAGTGGACAAATGCAGCAAAACTATCCTTCCTATGGTTCTACAGTCTCTAGTGATGGATACAGTCATGCACCCCCTGCCATGGCACCTgcttctggttatcctgcacaAGGGGGGCAGCCTGTTGCAGGGTATGGTCAACAACCTCCTGCATATCCTCAGACAGGACCTACTGGAGGCTATGGTTCTTATCCAGTTGCTCAAACTGGTTATGCCGAACAACCTGCTGTTAGTAATACCGGTTACGGATATCAAGGGCAAGCAGATGCTGCTTATGGTGGGCAAGTAGGCGCTTATGCTCAACCATCTCAAACTCAGCCCACCTATGATCAGTCAGGTGGTTATGGAACTGCACCTGTGGCTGCTGCTTATGCCAAAAATACGTCACCTCAAGCTGCAGCTGCATATCCACAGCAATATGACTCTAGTCAGCCGTATGTTGCGCAGCATCGTTAG
- the LOC140810126 gene encoding uncharacterized protein: MASATPAHSPFSAAPRPSRRRQSPPHHHHILSPLTTKPTFKMPLTTSQRSVDIITCKATEVSQPSSLASASSGEDGKNWVPVVPLSALPKGERRVIIQDNETILLLWYKDDVFAIENRSPAEGAYSEGLLNAKLTQDGCIVCPTTDSTFDLRTGEIKDWYPKNPVLRVLTPPLRALFVYPVKTDGENIFISLGGIKSDASTEIVFSGKAQPGFTATDVNVDEVRMVIDEDLEGFGFTGKNELINGKAAIVGFLVLLDFELLTGKGLLKGTGFLDFIYSISNTLN, encoded by the exons ATGGCCAGTGCAACACCTGCCCACAGCCCATTCTCCGCAGCTCCACGTCCCTCCCGTCGGCGCCAATCACCGCCCCATCACCACCACATCCTTTCGCCTCTCACCACGAAACCCACGTTTAAGATGCCTCTGACAACCTCTCAACGAAGTGTTGACATAATCACGTGCAAGGCGACTGAGGTGTCACAGCCATCCTCATTGGCTTCGGCCTCCAGCGGCGAAGATGGGAAGAACTGGGTACCGGTGGTGCCACTGTCTGCGCTGCCCAAGGGAGAGCGACGTGTGATAATACAGGATAATGAAACCATACTTCTGTTGTGGTACAAAGACGATGTTTTTGCTATAGAGAATAGGTCTCCTGCCGAGGGTGCTTATTCTGAAGGCTTGCTCAATGCTAAGCTCACCCAG GATGGATGTATTGTTTGCCCGACGACGGATAGCACATTTGATTTGCGAACCGGTGAGATCAAAGACTGGTATCCGAAGAATCCTGTACTTAGAGTCTTGACTCCGCCCCTGAGAGCTCTATTTGTGTATCCTGTGAAAACTGATGGTGAAAATATCTTCATAAGCTTAGGAGGAATTAAGTCAGATGCATCTACTGAGATTGTATTCAGCGGGAAGGCTCAGCCTGGTTTCACTGCCACAGATGTCAATGTCGATGAG GTGAGGATGGTGATTGATGAAGATCTTGAGGGTTTTGGTTTCACGGGGAAGAACGAATTGATAAATGGAAAGGCGGCCATAGTCGGCTTTTTGGTACTGTTGGATTTTGAACTATTAACCGGTAAAGGTCTGCTCAAGGGAACTGGTTTCTTGGATTTCATTTATTCTATCTCAAACACCCTGAACTGA
- the LOC140809315 gene encoding elongation factor 1-gamma 2-like isoform X1: MALVLHATSTNKNAFKALIAAEYTGVKVELAKDFEMGVSNKTSEFLKMNPIGKVPVLETPDGAIFESNAIARYVARLKPDNPLCGSSLIDYGHIEQWIDFAATEIDANISRWLYPRLGFVQYIPPSEEIAVSALKRALGALNTHLATNTYLVGHGVTLADIVVICNLFLGFKLIMTKSFTSEFPHVERHFWTLVNQQNFKKFLGDVKQAESIPPVTSKKPSQPKEPAKPKAKEEPKKEIKREEVKPKEVAEEEEAPKPKPKNPLDLLPPSKMILDEWKRLYSNTKTNFREVAIKGFWDMYDPEGYSLWFCDYKYNDENTVSFVTLNKVSGFLQRMDLARKYAFGKMLIIGSGGPFKVKGLWLFRGTEIPQFVLDECYDMELYDWAKVDISDEAQKERVSQMIEDAEPFEGEPLLDAKCFK; this comes from the exons ATGGCTCTG GTTTTGCATGCCACTAGCACAAACAAAAATGCCTTTAAGGCATTAATTGCGGCAGAGTATACTGGGGTGAAGGTGGAACTGGCAAAGGATTTTGAGATGGGTGTGTCTAATAAGACTTCCGAGTTTCTTAAGATGAATCCTATAGGAAAG GTTCCTGTGCTTGAAACACCTGATGGAGCAATATTCGAAAGCAATGCAATTGCTCGCTATG TTGCTCGTTTGAAGCCTGATAACCCTTTGTGTGGCTCTTCTCTAATTGATTAT GGACACATTGAGCAGTGGATTGATTTTGCTGCTACCGAGATTGACGCGAATATTTCACGCTGGTTGTACCCAAGACTTGGTTTTGTACAGTATATTCCACCT TCCGAGGAAATCGCAGTTTCAGCATTGAAAAGAGCTTTGGGAGCTCTGAACACCCATCTTGCCACTAATACCTACTTGGTTGGGCATGGTGTCACACTGGCTGACATTGTTGTGATATGTAACCTATTTTTGGGATTTAAGTTGATCATGACCAAGAGCTTTACCTCGGAATTCCCACATGTGGAAAGGCACTTTTGGACCTTGGTTAATCAGCAAAATTTTAAGAAGTTTTTGGGTGACGTGAAACAAGCTGAATCTATTCCACCGGTTACATCCAAAAAGCCTTCACAACCAAAGGAACCTGCAAAACCCAAGGCAAAGGAGGAACCAAAGAAGGAGATTAAGAGAGAAGAAGTGAAGCCTAAAGAAGTAGCCGAGGAAGAAGAAGCACCAAAGCCAAAACCAAAGAATCCTTTGGATCTTTTGCCTCCAAGTAAGATGATACTTGATGAATGGAAGAGGCTTTACTCAAACACCAAGACTAACTTCCGTGAGGTTGCCATCAAAG GGTTTTGGGACATGTATGATCCAGAGGGATACTCTCTTTGGTTCTGTGACTACAAATACAACGATGAAAACACAGTCTCATTTGTTACGTTGAACAAGGTGAGTGGGTTTCTTCAGCGAATGGATTTGGCTCGCAAGTACGCCTTTGGGAAGATGTTAATCATTGGTTCCGGCGGCCCATTCAAGGTGAAGGGACTTTGGCTTTTCCGTGGTACAGAAATTCCTCAGTTTGTTCTGGATGAGTGTTATGATATGGAACTGTATGATTGGGCTAAGGTAGATATAAGCGATGAAGCTCAAAAGGAACGTGTGAGTCAGATGATTGAAGATGCCGAACCTTTTGAAGGCGAGCCTCTGTTGGATGCGAAGTGCTTCAAGTGA